In Amyelois transitella isolate CPQ chromosome 5, ilAmyTran1.1, whole genome shotgun sequence, one DNA window encodes the following:
- the LOC106139043 gene encoding RNA-binding protein cabeza, giving the protein MGDPYASGDYASAGYSQPPYSMPPPQLASGDNNYGSSQGSYGQSNYSGQNNAQEWNQQSTGNGSYGSAPSSGNNYSQNYGSNYGSGGGYERTDSSSNYNVSSGGDRGSSGYGGNSRGGSDYGSDRGGSNYGSDRGGSNYGSDRGGSNYGGDRGGSNYGGDRGGSYGGDRGGYNRDGGNRDGGYSGGGRGGGFNKGGGGGYGGDRGGGGGGGDMVTQEDTIFIQGMNPGTTEDELCQHFGSIGIIKTDKKTQRPKVWMYKDKSTGQPKGEATVTYEDSNAASSAIQWFDGKDFNGSTIKVSLAQRQNTWGGGKGGGGGGGFRGGRGGGGGRGGGGGGGRGGGGGGGGGGPPSGNREGDWRCPNPSCGNTNFSWRKACNRCNEEKPGGGGGGGGGGGPPDRGGRGGGGGRGGGRGGGGRGGGGWGGRGDRGGDRGGDRSGDRRGFGGGGGGDRSGGGAMRSDGGRDRQRPY; this is encoded by the exons ATGGGCGATC CTTACGCCTCTGGCGATTATGCCAGCGCCGGCTACTCCCAGCCTCCGTATTCAATGCCACCTCCACAGTTAGCATCTGGAGACAATAATTATGGGTCTTCTCAAGGAAGTTATGGTCAAAGTAATTATTCAGGCCAAAATAATGCACAAGAATGGAATCAACAGAGTACTG GAAATGGCTCCTATGGCAGCGCCCCGTCTTCAGGAAACAATTATAGTCAGAATTATGGCTCCAATTATGGAAGTGGGGGAGGTTATGAACGTACTGACAGCAGTAGCAACTATAATGTAAGCAGTGGAGGTGACCGTGGTAGCAGTGGCTATGGTGGGAACAGCCGTGGAGGTTCTGATTATGGCAGTGATCGTGGGGGATCCAACTATGGCAGTGATCGAGGAGGATCAAACTATGGGAGTGACCGGGGAGGTTCCAACTATGGAGGTGACCGGGGAGGCTCTAACTATGGAGGTGACCGTGGTGGCTCCTATGGGGGAGATCGAGGTGGCTACAATAGAGATGGTGGGAACAGAGATGGAGGATACAG TGGCGGCGGCAGGGGGGGTGGTTTTAATAAAG GTGGCGGCGGCGGTTATGGAGGAGATCGTGGTGGGGGCGGGGGTGGGGGTGACATGGTAACACAAGAAGATACAATTTTCATTCAAGGAATGAACCCAGGTACAACTGAAGATGAGTTGTGCCAACACTTTGGGTCCATCGGTATTATCAAG ACTGACAAAAAGACGCAAAGGCCAAAAGTTTGGATGTATAAAGATAAATCAACGGGTCAGCCCAAAGGAGAGGCTACCGTGACCTACGAGGACTCTAATGCCGCCAGCTCTGCCATTCAGTGGTTTGACGGGAAAGATTTCAATGGATCCACTATCAAAGTTTCCCTCGCGCAGCGGCAAAATACGTGGGGAGGAGGTAAAGGAGGCGGTGGCGGGGGAG GATTTCGCGGGGgtcgcggcggcggcggcggtcGGGGAGGAGGCGGCGGTGGCGGTCGCGGTGGTGGTGGGGGAGGAGGCGGAGGAGGACCGCCCTCCGGCAACCGTGAGGGTGATTGGCGTTGCCCCAACCCCAGCTGTGGGAACACTAACTTCTCTTGGAGAAAAGCCTGCAATAGATGCAATGAAGAGAAGCCTGGCGGCG gtggtggtggtggcggcggcggcggcccgCCTGACCGTGGCGGCCGAGGCGGCGGTGGCGGACGCGGCGGGGGTCGCGGAGGCGGGGGTCGTGGCGGCGGCGGCTGGGGCGGCCGTGGCGACCGCGGCGGCGATCGTGGCGGCGACCGCAGCGGAGACAGGCGCGGgttcggcggcggcggcggcggcgatCGCAGCGGCGGCGGGGCTATGCGCAGTGATGG ggGCCGAGACCGGCAGAGACCATATTAA
- the LOC106139126 gene encoding polymerase delta-interacting protein 3 isoform X2: protein MSSYIDMSLEDIIQKKKKEKPRNKRPLNMDTAKSNNSNKTRHHKLAITDARNKIISKKRTQIVDAREKLEELAKQRDARFKLEQLRKMRGMNQIQGRITYQRQNKFINKGKLTHLIGPTVGRDHPTVSRDRDSSRQVVSQPLSTTKISMRRQLNAKRFLENRSIGSKHSDRMPRLKPIVRTVENDIEITDDPMGEYESINMSSDRKASLQLKIIAHNSEGRASRSSIIHRIAEKEKSPPRPPSILKKRPMAALRTEKTSEKMEKPNLEFRIIVSNLGNTVTGGDIEELFGDVGGMVEFRLVRPGTAEVIYKTQEDAQRAVDLYHNRQLDGQPMNCLLVTPRASSTMSRSNSGTKPALFSTNSNVEPDISTFHKVLFSNL, encoded by the exons ATGTCTTCTTACATCGACATGAGTTTGGAAGATATTAtccaaaagaagaaaaaggaGAAGCCAAG AAATAAAAGACCTTTGAATATGGATACagcaaaatcaaataattctaataaaacaaGGCATCATAAGCTTGCAATCACAGAtgctagaaataaaataatatcaaaaaaaagaacacaaaTCGTGGATGCAAGAGAAAAGCTGGAGGAACTGGCAAAACAGAGAGATGCTCGATTCAAATTGGAACAATTAAGGAAAATGAgg GGAATGAATCAAATCCAAGGGCGCATTACTTATCAAAGGcagaacaaatttattaataagggAAAGTTGACCCATCTCATTGGTCCCACAGTTGGCAGAGATCATCCAACAGTGAgtagagatcgtg ACTCATCGAGACAGGTTGTATCACAACCACTGAGCACAACCAAAATCAGCATGAGAAGGCAATTAAACGCAAAAAGATTCTTGGAGAATCGTTCCATTGGTTCGAAGCATTCAG acAGAATGCCTAGACTCAAGCCAATAGTCAGGACTGTTGAAAATGATATAGAAATCACTGATGATCCAATGGGTGAATATGAGTCCATTAATATGTCATCAGACAGGAAAGCTAGCCttcaacttaaaattattgctCATAATAGTGAAGGCAGGGCAAGTCGAAGTTCCATAATACACAG AATtgcagaaaaagaaaagagtCCTCCCCGGCCTCCGTCTATCCTCAAAAAACGACCAATGGCCGCATTAAGGACTGAGAAGACATCAGAAAAAATGGAGAAACCAAATTTAGAGTTTAGAATTATTGTCAGTAATTTGGGAAATACTGTGACTGGTGGGGATATCGAG GAACTTTTTGGCGATGTTGGAGGTATGGTAGAGTTTCGCTTAGTGCGGCCTGGTACAGCTGAAGTTATCTACAAAACACAAGAGGATGCCCAAAGAGCAGTTGACTTGTATCACAACCGGCAATTGGACGGGCAGCCTATGAACTGTCTCCTTGTAACTCCACGCGCATCTTCAACAATGTCTag GAGCAACAGCGGTACCAAACCGGCATTATTCAGCACCAATTCTAATGTGGAACCTGACATTTCGACTTTTCACAAAGTACTATTTAGTAATTTGTAA
- the LOC106139126 gene encoding polymerase delta-interacting protein 3 isoform X1: protein MSSYIDMSLEDIIQKKKKEKPRNKRPLNMDTAKSNNSNKTRHHKLAITDARNKIISKKRTQIVDAREKLEELAKQRDARFKLEQLRKMRGMNQIQGRITYQRQNKFINKGKLTHLIGPTVGRDHPTVSRDRVFVDSSRQVVSQPLSTTKISMRRQLNAKRFLENRSIGSKHSDRMPRLKPIVRTVENDIEITDDPMGEYESINMSSDRKASLQLKIIAHNSEGRASRSSIIHRIAEKEKSPPRPPSILKKRPMAALRTEKTSEKMEKPNLEFRIIVSNLGNTVTGGDIEELFGDVGGMVEFRLVRPGTAEVIYKTQEDAQRAVDLYHNRQLDGQPMNCLLVTPRASSTMSRSNSGTKPALFSTNSNVEPDISTFHKVLFSNL, encoded by the exons ATGTCTTCTTACATCGACATGAGTTTGGAAGATATTAtccaaaagaagaaaaaggaGAAGCCAAG AAATAAAAGACCTTTGAATATGGATACagcaaaatcaaataattctaataaaacaaGGCATCATAAGCTTGCAATCACAGAtgctagaaataaaataatatcaaaaaaaagaacacaaaTCGTGGATGCAAGAGAAAAGCTGGAGGAACTGGCAAAACAGAGAGATGCTCGATTCAAATTGGAACAATTAAGGAAAATGAgg GGAATGAATCAAATCCAAGGGCGCATTACTTATCAAAGGcagaacaaatttattaataagggAAAGTTGACCCATCTCATTGGTCCCACAGTTGGCAGAGATCATCCAACAGTGAgtagagatcgtg TGTTTGTAGACTCATCGAGACAGGTTGTATCACAACCACTGAGCACAACCAAAATCAGCATGAGAAGGCAATTAAACGCAAAAAGATTCTTGGAGAATCGTTCCATTGGTTCGAAGCATTCAG acAGAATGCCTAGACTCAAGCCAATAGTCAGGACTGTTGAAAATGATATAGAAATCACTGATGATCCAATGGGTGAATATGAGTCCATTAATATGTCATCAGACAGGAAAGCTAGCCttcaacttaaaattattgctCATAATAGTGAAGGCAGGGCAAGTCGAAGTTCCATAATACACAG AATtgcagaaaaagaaaagagtCCTCCCCGGCCTCCGTCTATCCTCAAAAAACGACCAATGGCCGCATTAAGGACTGAGAAGACATCAGAAAAAATGGAGAAACCAAATTTAGAGTTTAGAATTATTGTCAGTAATTTGGGAAATACTGTGACTGGTGGGGATATCGAG GAACTTTTTGGCGATGTTGGAGGTATGGTAGAGTTTCGCTTAGTGCGGCCTGGTACAGCTGAAGTTATCTACAAAACACAAGAGGATGCCCAAAGAGCAGTTGACTTGTATCACAACCGGCAATTGGACGGGCAGCCTATGAACTGTCTCCTTGTAACTCCACGCGCATCTTCAACAATGTCTag GAGCAACAGCGGTACCAAACCGGCATTATTCAGCACCAATTCTAATGTGGAACCTGACATTTCGACTTTTCACAAAGTACTATTTAGTAATTTGTAA